A DNA window from Castanea sativa cultivar Marrone di Chiusa Pesio chromosome 7, ASM4071231v1 contains the following coding sequences:
- the LOC142644320 gene encoding uncharacterized protein LOC142644320, which yields MLCEEAKLEEASGSHRSGMTDLWSRIWKLKLPGKIIHFLWRACSDCLPTKVNIMKRKMVADPQCELCGSLPEDTKHGFWGCEAVRRVWCLEFSWVDERVTAYGSFLDIVELCLTKPGAGEVFGTTAWFIWTHRDQVRLRERTIIGEVAKPFLQQARAVREVQILAKKPHRNKWFPPAATEFEVDFDGAWFNKSEEAEMMAARRAVIFAQEIGLQQCQFEGDLETLIKALKAGDMFSSSIGHLVRDTLVIVNSFSSLSFSHIVRQGNVMAHALAQRTRYLFIYSFG from the exons ATGCTTTGTGAAGAGGCAAAATTGGAGGAAGCTTCGGGCTCACACAGATCAGGAATGACAGATTTGTGGTCTAGAATTTGGAAGCTGAAGCTGCCTGGTAAGATAATTCATTTTCTGTGGAGGGCTTGTTCTGACTGTTTGCCAACAAAAGTGAAcattatgaaaagaaaaatggtggCTGATCCCCAATGTGAGCTGTGTGGGAGTCTTCCCGAAGACACTAAGCATGGCTTTTGGGGCTGTGAAGCAGTAAGAAGGGTCTGGTGTTTGGAGTTCAGCTGGGTGGACGAGAGGGTGACTGCCTATGGCTCTTTTTTAGACATTGTGGAGCTGTGTTTGACAAAACCAGGTGCGGGAGAGGTGTTTGGAACCACAGCTTGGTTCATTTGGACTCATAGAGACCAGGTTAGGCTGAGGGAGAGGACGATAATTGGAGAAGTTGCAAAACCTTTTCTGCAGCAAGCGAGGGCAGTCCGTGAGGTTCAGATTTTGGCAAAAAAACCACACAGAAACAAGTGGTTCCCACCGGCAGCAACTGAGTTCGAAGTGGATTTTGATGGAGCATGGTTTAATAAAAGCGAGGAAGCAG AGATGATGGCAGCGAGAAGAGCGGTGATTTTTGCACAAGAAATTGGCCTTCAGCAATGTCAATTTGAGGGCGATTTAGAGACTCTCATCAAAGCTCTCAAAGCAGGGGATATGTTCTCTTCATCCATTGGTCATTTAGTTAGAGACACTTTAGTTATTGTTAACTCATTTTCGAGTTTGTCTTTCTCTCATATTGTAAGGCAAGGCAATGTCATGGCACATGCCTTAGCTCAGAGAACTCGTTATCTTTTCATTTACTCGTTTGGATAG
- the LOC142642190 gene encoding putative carboxylesterase 12 yields the protein MDSSNSTEIAQDYSPFFKIYKDGRIERIAGLEIVPPSLDSKTGVESKDVVISPETGVSARLYIPKTTKETQKKLPLLVYFHGGGFCVETAFSPLFHNYLNSFVAEANVVAVSVEYRRAPEHPIPIAYDDSWAALKWVASHTDGKGPDEWLKNHADLESVFFSGDSSGANIAHHMGLRVGIEGLAGVKLDGIVLVHPFFWGKEPIGGEDTDAEKRGKVDALWRFTCPATSGIDDPYINPGTDSKLGSLGCKRVLICIAEKDMLKDRGWYYSELLGKSGYRGVVEVMEAQGEDHDFHLMNSTCENSVALLKRIVSFVNQGQA from the coding sequence ATGGATTCAAGCAACAGTACTGAAATAGCCCAAGACTACTCTCCTTTTTTTAAGATCTACAAAGATGGTCGAATAGAGCGAATTGCAGGGTTAGAGATCGTACCACCATCTCTGGATTCCAAAACCGGTGTCGAATCCAAAGACGTGGTTATCTCACCCGAAACAGGAGTATCTGCTAGGCTTTACATTCCAAAAACCACAaaggaaacacaaaaaaagcTTCCTCTCCTTGTTTACTTTCATGGTGGAGGGTTTTGCGTCGAAACCGCTTTCTCTCCACTGTTCCACAACTACTTGAACTCGTTTGTGGCTGAAGCCAATGTTGTTGCGGTCTCTGTTGAATATAGGAGAGCCCCAGAACATCCTATTCCTATTGCTTACGATGATTCATGGGCTGCGCTTAAATGGGTTGCGTCTCATACTGATGGAAAAGGTCCTGATGAATGGTTGAAAAACCATGCAGATCTTGAAAGTGTGTTTTTTTCTGGGGACAGTTCTGGGGCTAATATTGCTCATCACATGGGGTTGAGGGTTGGAATAGAAGGACTTGCTGGTGTCAAGCTCGATGGGATTGTTTTAGTGCATCCCTTTTTTTGGGGCAAAGAACCAATTGGTGGGGAAGATACTGACGCTGAGAAGAGAGGAAAGGTTGATGCTTTGTGGCGATTTACATGTCCAGCAACGAGTGGCATTGATGACCCGTATATAAACCCAGGTACGGATTCAAAACTAGGGAGTTTGGGGTGTAAGAGAGTGCTAATTTGTATTGCAGAGAAGGACATGTTGAAGGATAGGGGTTGGTATTACAGTGAGTTATTGGGTAAAAGTGGATACAGAGGGGTTGTGGAGGTCATGGAAGCACAAGGAGAGGACCATGACTTCCATTTGATGAACTCAACTTGTGAAAATAGTGTTGCCTTGCTCAAAAGGATTGTTTCTTTCGTCAATCAGGGTCAGGCTTGA